In one Erythrobacteraceae bacterium WH01K genomic region, the following are encoded:
- a CDS encoding putative quinol monooxygenase, translating into MSYTVFATIPVKPEHMEAACEAVAAIVPATRGEAGCERFEPRRAADGSSTIMIFEEWADRAAFDFHHAQDYTKDVFAKYENWLAAEPELVEVKPLEG; encoded by the coding sequence GTGAGCTACACCGTCTTCGCCACGATCCCGGTCAAGCCGGAGCATATGGAGGCCGCCTGCGAAGCGGTGGCCGCCATCGTGCCCGCGACCCGTGGCGAAGCCGGCTGCGAACGGTTCGAACCCCGCCGCGCGGCGGACGGGTCGAGCACGATCATGATTTTCGAGGAGTGGGCGGATCGAGCTGCATTCGATTTCCACCACGCTCAGGACTATACCAAGGACGTCTTCGCGAAATACGAGAACTGGCTCGCCGCAGAGCCCGAACTCGTCGAAGTGAAGCCGCTGGAAGGTTAA
- a CDS encoding F0F1 ATP synthase subunit gamma → MASLKELKDRIGSVKSTQKITKAKQMVAAAKLRRAQAAAEAARPYAERLSDVMASLAGKVGGGDSAPRLLAGTGSDKRHLLVVVNTDKGLCGGLNSNIVKAAKAKAKALLAEGKDVQFYLVGKKGRAPIRRDYADRIEGHFDTSEVKTPGFDEAEGIADDLIERFEKGEFDVAHLVYPVFKSALAQDPTVDQLIPVPSPEETAASDAVVEYEPGEEEILEELLPRYVKTQIFGALLEREASEQGASMTAMDNATRNAGDLINDLTIQYNRSRQAAITTELIEIIAGAEAL, encoded by the coding sequence ATGGCAAGCCTCAAGGAACTGAAAGATCGGATCGGGTCGGTCAAATCGACCCAGAAGATCACCAAGGCCAAGCAGATGGTGGCGGCGGCGAAGCTTCGCCGGGCGCAGGCCGCTGCCGAAGCTGCGCGCCCCTATGCCGAACGTCTGTCGGACGTCATGGCCTCGCTCGCGGGCAAGGTCGGCGGCGGCGACAGCGCGCCGCGGCTTCTGGCCGGAACCGGCAGCGACAAGCGTCACCTGCTGGTCGTCGTCAACACCGACAAGGGCCTGTGCGGCGGTCTCAACTCCAACATCGTGAAGGCTGCCAAGGCCAAGGCGAAGGCGTTGCTGGCAGAAGGCAAGGACGTGCAGTTCTACCTCGTCGGCAAGAAGGGCCGTGCCCCGATCCGCCGCGATTACGCGGACCGCATCGAAGGCCATTTCGACACCAGCGAAGTGAAGACCCCCGGCTTCGACGAGGCGGAAGGCATCGCGGACGACCTGATCGAACGCTTCGAGAAAGGCGAATTCGACGTCGCCCACCTCGTCTATCCGGTGTTCAAGTCGGCACTGGCGCAGGATCCGACGGTCGACCAGCTGATCCCCGTCCCCTCGCCCGAGGAAACGGCGGCGAGCGATGCCGTGGTCGAATACGAGCCCGGCGAGGAAGAAATCCTCGAGGAATTGCTGCCGCGCTATGTGAAGACGCAGATCTTCGGCGCATTGCTGGAACGCGAGGCGTCCGAACAGGGTGCGTCGATGACCGCGATGGACAACGCCACGCGCAATGCCGGCGACCTGATCAACGATCTCACAATCCAGTACAACCGCAGCCGCCAGGCCGCGATTACGACGGAACTCATCGAAATCATCGCAGGCGCCGAGGCGCTGTAA